From Thermoflavifilum aggregans, a single genomic window includes:
- a CDS encoding YjjG family noncanonical pyrimidine nucleotidase encodes MKYQHIFFDLDHTLWDFAHNAKQTLAQLYAEYMLEKKTGIGFDKFYQGYAYHNERLWEAYRHHQISRDELQWKRMWLALQEINYPDESLAIQMGENFLKILPRQSQLMPGSKEILDYLKSKDYHLHILTNGFPEIQELKLQSAGIDRYFDHVITSAEAGCLKPDLQFFLYALKHTQADPNESLMIGDDMEVDIEGARQAGMDQVYFNPPGHLETSTATYTIKHLQELKQIL; translated from the coding sequence ATGAAATATCAGCATATCTTCTTTGATCTGGACCATACCCTGTGGGATTTTGCCCATAATGCAAAACAAACTTTGGCACAACTATACGCGGAATATATGCTGGAAAAGAAGACAGGTATAGGCTTCGACAAATTCTATCAGGGTTATGCATATCATAATGAACGGCTATGGGAGGCATATCGCCATCATCAGATCAGCAGGGATGAGTTGCAATGGAAACGTATGTGGCTGGCTTTGCAGGAGATCAATTATCCCGATGAATCACTGGCTATCCAAATGGGTGAGAATTTTCTGAAAATCTTGCCTCGTCAGTCACAATTAATGCCTGGTTCAAAAGAAATTTTGGATTATCTGAAGAGCAAAGATTATCATCTGCATATTCTCACGAATGGTTTTCCGGAAATTCAGGAATTAAAATTGCAAAGCGCGGGAATTGATAGGTATTTTGACCATGTGATTACTTCTGCTGAAGCTGGTTGCCTGAAACCTGACCTGCAATTTTTCCTATACGCACTTAAGCATACACAGGCAGATCCCAACGAAAGCCTGATGATTGGTGACGATATGGAAGTGGATATTGAAGGCGCCCGCCAAGCCGGTATGGATCAAGTTTATTTTAATCCTCCCGGACATCTGGAAACATCAACAGCGACCTATACCATTAAACATCTGCAAGAACTAAAGCAAATACTCTGA